From the genome of Actinomycetota bacterium:
ACGAGGAGGTAACCGCCTGGATCCATGTCGAGCTGGCCCTCGAACAACGACGTGTTGGGGATGTGGCCGATGGCGAGGAACACGCCTTGGCACCCGAACTCGTGCTGGTCTCCGGTGGTGGTGTCCTCGAGTCGCACCCCGGACACGGTGCCGTCGCCGAGGACCTCCTGCACCGTGGTGCTCCACAGGAAATCGACGCGGTCGTTCTTGAAGGCGCGTTCGGCCATCACCTTCGAGGCGCGCAGCTCGTCACGACGGTGGATCACCGTCACCCTCTCGGCGAACTTCGCCAGGAACGTGGCTTCCTCCATGGCGGAGTCGCCACCTCCGACCACGACGACGTGCTGGTCGCGGAAGAAGAACCCGTCACACGTCGCGCAGGCCGAGACACCCGCTCCCCACAGCCGGTCCTCGCCGGGGACGTTCAGCCGTTTGGGGCGCGCGCCGGTCGCGACGATGACGACGCGGGCGAAGAACACCCCGTCGTTGACGACGACCCGGAACGGCCGCCGTGACAGGTCGACCTCAGAGGCGTCGTCGGTGAGGTAGCTGGCGCCGAACCGCTCCGCCTGGGCGCGCATGTCTTGGACGAGCTTCGGACCGTCGATCCCCTGGGGGAAGCCCGGGTAGTTCTCGACGTCCGTGGTCAACGTCAGCTGCCCGCCGGTGGGGCCTCCCGCCTGGACACCTTCGATCACCAGCGGCCTCAGGTTGCCGCGGGCGGCGTACAGCGCGGCCGTCAACCCGGCCGGACCACCCCCGATGATGATGACGTCGCGGGTCTGGGAGACGTCACGGGATCCGTCGCCGGCCATCCGATGTCCTCCTCCCAGACCTCGTTCGGTGCAGCGTAACCCGTCGCTCCGGCCCGGCCTTC
Proteins encoded in this window:
- the trxB gene encoding thioredoxin-disulfide reductase — translated: MAGDGSRDVSQTRDVIIIGGGPAGLTAALYAARGNLRPLVIEGVQAGGPTGGQLTLTTDVENYPGFPQGIDGPKLVQDMRAQAERFGASYLTDDASEVDLSRRPFRVVVNDGVFFARVVIVATGARPKRLNVPGEDRLWGAGVSACATCDGFFFRDQHVVVVGGGDSAMEEATFLAKFAERVTVIHRRDELRASKVMAERAFKNDRVDFLWSTTVQEVLGDGTVSGVRLEDTTTGDQHEFGCQGVFLAIGHIPNTSLFEGQLDMDPGGYLLVDEPSTATSVSGVFACGDAVDAVYRQAVTAAGTGCRAAIDAERYLAALE